Below is a window of Planococcus rifietoensis DNA.
TTATGCGGAAAAAGATTGAAATGCTGGAAGACCATGCCGACTTCGGCGCGGATCTTCGTCAAATTGTCTTTTTTCGGATCGACTTTTTTTCCGTCGATCGTGATGGATCCTTCGTTGATCATCTCTAGGAAGTTAAAACATCTGAGCAGCGTACTTTTGCCGGATCCGCTGACCCCGACCAGAACAACCACCTCTTGGGGCTGGACGTGGAGATCCACGCCTTTCAACACCTCGAGATCACCAAAGGATTTGTGTATATTCTCTCCAATAATCATAATTGCGCCTCCTTAGGTTTTGTCCACATCAAGCCGGTTTTCATACAGGCGCAAGAGCAGCGTGAAAATCATGACGAGCACGAGGTAGTAAACCCCGACGACCAGAAATGATTCGAATGGCTGGTAGGACTGCGCAGCTTCCCGATTGCCGAGGGAAAAGATTTCCGCAACACCAATAATATAGACAAGCGACGAATCTTTCAGCGTGATGATGAACTGGTTGCCAAGCGGCGGGATGGATCGGCGCAGTGCCTGCGGGAATACAATCCGCTGCATCGTCTGCTTGCGGTTCATCCCAAGCGACATACTCGCTTCGCGCTGGCCTGGGTCCACTCCTTGGATCGCTCCGCGGAAAATCTCTGCGATGTAGGCGCCATTATGAACACCAAGCGCAATTGCCCCTGCCCAAAAGTTCGACATCGTGTAAAATTCAACAATTCCAAAATACAAAAACATAATTTGAACAATCAAAGGCGTACCGCGAATGATTGTAATGTAGATGTTGGCAATTGCTTGTAAAATTTTAGAACCCGAAATCTTCATCAGCGCAAACACTAAGCCGATTAGCGTTCCGAGAATGACACCAACAGCCGTCAATTGCAAGGTGACGAGTGTAGCTTCCAGGAAGCCTGGATACGTTCGAATAAAAACATCATAAACCGTGACAAGTAATTCCGGCATACACATCCCCCTCTTTACTTCAAGTCATTATTCAAGAACTTCTACGCCTTCAAGGTCAATATCGAGGAGATTGCGGCCGAACCATTTTTGTGAAATTTCTTCGTAGGTGCCGTTCTCAATGATTGTATCCAAGGCTTCATTAACTGCAGCAAGTAGTTCCTCATCATCTTTGCGAACAGCGATGGAAGGCTGCTCTACCCATAGCGGTTCTCCCACCATTTCAACAGCCAAGCCCTCATTCTGGGCTTCGAATCCGACTACGTCTGCTGTAATAACGGCATCAAGACGGCCTTCAATTTCTAAATCCTGTAAAGCTACTACATCACTGGAATAGTATTGGATATCATCGGTATGTTCTTGAGCCACCGTATCATATGTCGTCTGGCCGACTACCCCAATCTTCTTATCTGCCAGATCATCAACAGATTGGATATCGGTCGTTCCTTCACGTACAAAAATGGCGCCTCCTGAATAATAGTAGGGATCAGAGAAGCTGACTTGTTCGGCGCGCTCTGCCGTTTTAGACATTGAACCGATAATTGCATCAAAGCGGTTTGAGTTCAAACCTTGGATGATGGTTTCAAATGGTGTAGTCACCGGACTGGGTTCCAGTCCCATCTCTTCTGCAATTGCATTGCCGATATCAATGTCAAACCCTTTAAGTTCGCCTCCTTCTTCAAAACTGAACGGTTTGTATAGTCCACTAGAAGCAGTTGTAAATTGCCCTTCTTCAAGAAGGTTCAAATCACTTCCTGCCGCTCCTTCGCTTGATCCTTCCGAGCCGGTGGTTGAGTCATCCGATCCACAGGCTGCCAAAAGCATGCCTGCTGTTAAAATTACGCCTGCCGTTGTAAATTTTTTATTCATCTTGCTCTCCCCTTTTCGTATATGTTTGACCAAAACGCCGAAGCGATTCGGGACGTGCCTGCAATGGGTTGTGTTATATGAAGATGTCCTGATCAGTGTAAGCCGTTTCTAGCCGTGCCAGTTTTTCTTTCACTTTCGCATGCTCTTTGACATAGACAAAGCGCATGACCGATGTCAATAACGCATGGACCGCCGTATAAGAATCAATATTCAAGTTCGCATTGACGGAAACGGTGAGTACGATGTCGGCGCTTTTCGCAGCTGGCGATTCTTCCTTGTCGGTCAAGACGATCACTTTCGCCCCTTTACGCTTTGCTTGCTCCAAAGTATCCATCAAGGTGCGCGTATAGCGCGGGAATGCGAACGCAATGATTGTATCGTGCGGTCCAAGTTCGGCCATCTGCCCATAATAGGCGGCAGTGCCCGGCTGCATCATCGCTGTATTTCCGAGTGCACTGCCAAGCCAGCCACCGAACCATTCAGCCAAGCCGAAATCGAAGAAATTGCCTGTGACGTAGCGCTGATCAGACTGGCTGATGCGGTCGACCACTTGCAATAAACTTTCTTCATTAATCGTTTGCTTGAGCTTGAGGATGCTGGTGATGTCTGCATCGAGCAAGTTTTCAAGAAACGACTGGTCCGCAGCAGCAGGCTGTTCCTGCTGCGCATTGTCCAGCCGCTCTTCCGCCAGCTTGCGCTGGAGCGTATGCTGAAACTCTGTATAACCCTTATAGCCGAGCTTCTGTGTCCACCTGATGACGGTCGATTCGCTGACCTGTACGCGCCTTCCGACTTCCAAGGCGGATGAAAAAGCAATGAAAATCGGTTCGTGGAAAAAGAGGTCTGCTATCTTTTTTTGCCCAGAACTGAAATCATTATAAGAAGCTGACACATTTCGCAGTAAATCCTGCATATTCATTCCCCCATCGCAAGAACACGCGTAGTTGCTTGTAATATAGTATATACTTTTGCAGGATTCCCTTCAATATTTTACTGAAAATTCTGCTAGCGTTTATGACATTTTTCTCATAAATATACCGTTATACCAGCCTTCACGGTAAAAACACACAAGGCAAAAAAAATTTCATTATCCCGTATATTAAGTGCTCTGCCCTTTTCTTTCGCCTTTTCCGGCTATTGTTGTACACTATTTGTATAACTAATTTGGATGAGGTGCTGCTCGTGAAATGGGAAGATCGGATTTTTAAGTTATTCATTTTTTGGTATATCTGCGGTGTTATCTTGCTGGGTTTTGATTTATTGCCATCTTGGCTGGAATGGGCAAACGCCTTCTTCCTCATCCTGGCGGGAACACTCGGCTTCCTTTATTTATGGCGGCGCTTTGGCCCTGCAATCGGCGGGTCGATCGGCGTACTCATTTTCTTCTCGACCTTCATCGTCGAATGGGCTGGCGCAGACAGCGGTTTCTTGTTCGGTTCTTACGATTATACCGACCGCTTCGCCCCGAATGTCTTCGGCGTGCCGATCGCAATCGGGTTCGCTTGGCTCATGGTCATGGCGACAAGCCATGTCATCGCGCGCTGGATTGTGCCAGGCGGCGGCTTTCTTTATGCAGTCACTGGAGGCATTGCAGCGGTCATCATTGACTTGATCATCGACCCTGTCGCCTATAAAGTGAAAGGCTATTGGTTATGGGAAGATACAGGTTTCTACTATGATATTCCGTGGACCAATTTCACCGGCTGGTTCATCGTAGCGTTCATCCTTCACCTTATACTCGATGCCGCCTTCAAAAAGCAAAGGCTTGAAGTATCAGCTGGCCAGGCCGAAAAGCGCATGGCTCTGTTGTATGTACTGATGATCGCCTTGTTCGTGCTGCTCGGGTTGATCAACGGATTATGGCTCGCCGCCTTCCTGACCTCTATCTTGACGGCCGCAATTGTTGTCTTGGCATGGAAGAGGCGGCCGCAATGATCCAGGCGAAAAAATCGGCGCTCTTTGAACGCGCATTCGCCCTGTATTTAATGCCGTCGATCCATCGTTCTTTTTCTCATTTGTACGGCCGGAACATCCGCCCGCCTAAAGGGCCGGCGCTGATTATTTCAAACCACAGCTCCTGGTGGGATGGGCTATTGTTCTTCTTTTTAAATCGGCGCGTCTGGAACTTGGACGTCCATATCATGATGCACGAACACGGACTAAAAGAATTTCCTTTTTTCCGCCGGCTCGGCGCCTTTTCAATCGACCGCAGCAATCCGAAAGATATTTTGGCTTCGCTGCGTTATGCTGAGAATTTATTGAAACAAGGCAAAACGGTCATCCTGTTTCCGCAAGGCGATGAATATCATTTGGAAACGCGCCCGCTGGAATTTCATACAGGCGTCCTGTATTTGATGGAGAAATGTCCGGAGATTCCGCTCGTCCCGGCACGCTTTTATTATTCAATGCGCCGTGAAAAACAGC
It encodes the following:
- a CDS encoding amino acid ABC transporter permease — encoded protein: MPELLVTVYDVFIRTYPGFLEATLVTLQLTAVGVILGTLIGLVFALMKISGSKILQAIANIYITIIRGTPLIVQIMFLYFGIVEFYTMSNFWAGAIALGVHNGAYIAEIFRGAIQGVDPGQREASMSLGMNRKQTMQRIVFPQALRRSIPPLGNQFIITLKDSSLVYIIGVAEIFSLGNREAAQSYQPFESFLVVGVYYLVLVMIFTLLLRLYENRLDVDKT
- a CDS encoding transporter substrate-binding domain-containing protein gives rise to the protein MNKKFTTAGVILTAGMLLAACGSDDSTTGSEGSSEGAAGSDLNLLEEGQFTTASSGLYKPFSFEEGGELKGFDIDIGNAIAEEMGLEPSPVTTPFETIIQGLNSNRFDAIIGSMSKTAERAEQVSFSDPYYYSGGAIFVREGTTDIQSVDDLADKKIGVVGQTTYDTVAQEHTDDIQYYSSDVVALQDLEIEGRLDAVITADVVGFEAQNEGLAVEMVGEPLWVEQPSIAVRKDDEELLAAVNEALDTIIENGTYEEISQKWFGRNLLDIDLEGVEVLE
- a CDS encoding MurR/RpiR family transcriptional regulator, producing the protein MQDLLRNVSASYNDFSSGQKKIADLFFHEPIFIAFSSALEVGRRVQVSESTVIRWTQKLGYKGYTEFQHTLQRKLAEERLDNAQQEQPAAADQSFLENLLDADITSILKLKQTINEESLLQVVDRISQSDQRYVTGNFFDFGLAEWFGGWLGSALGNTAMMQPGTAAYYGQMAELGPHDTIIAFAFPRYTRTLMDTLEQAKRKGAKVIVLTDKEESPAAKSADIVLTVSVNANLNIDSYTAVHALLTSVMRFVYVKEHAKVKEKLARLETAYTDQDIFI
- a CDS encoding carotenoid biosynthesis protein, yielding MKWEDRIFKLFIFWYICGVILLGFDLLPSWLEWANAFFLILAGTLGFLYLWRRFGPAIGGSIGVLIFFSTFIVEWAGADSGFLFGSYDYTDRFAPNVFGVPIAIGFAWLMVMATSHVIARWIVPGGGFLYAVTGGIAAVIIDLIIDPVAYKVKGYWLWEDTGFYYDIPWTNFTGWFIVAFILHLILDAAFKKQRLEVSAGQAEKRMALLYVLMIALFVLLGLINGLWLAAFLTSILTAAIVVLAWKRRPQ
- a CDS encoding lysophospholipid acyltransferase family protein translates to MIQAKKSALFERAFALYLMPSIHRSFSHLYGRNIRPPKGPALIISNHSSWWDGLLFFFLNRRVWNLDVHIMMHEHGLKEFPFFRRLGAFSIDRSNPKDILASLRYAENLLKQGKTVILFPQGDEYHLETRPLEFHTGVLYLMEKCPEIPLVPARFYYSMRREKQPEVWIDQGDSLTLGDIPAGTRHERTLWLQERETAALDQLKQEVLKENYEEFQEMLKRRRTS